A stretch of DNA from Sebastes umbrosus isolate fSebUmb1 chromosome 14, fSebUmb1.pri, whole genome shotgun sequence:
ATTATTtagatttcttttattttagaaaatataagtacaataacaatatatacatataaaactgCTCATGCCAGGGGTACATTAAaaagtagaaaataaataaaatacaattttacaattttatttatttatataaataaattgtattttatttattttctatttttttaatggACCCCTGGCATGagaagtatttatatatatatataaaaaaattgatACAAAATCAGAATAGATTCTCATCGGTCCATAAGAAATTTGTCAAACACATAGTTAGTTCTGATtgctttcttatttttttcaaattttatcGTGGTGCCATATTGCCTCAGTTctttataaaaatgttcaaaaatagGTTTGGAGTCCAACCATCTCTCCTTGTGAATGTATTATTTAGATTCATCACCGGCCATATGCTGAATGATGTAACACTGATGTTCATTTGTGTAATTTCTTACCTGTCGTGAATAATTTAGTCATTTCCTGTGGTCTTTGTGAagaaaaaacagtgaaatgacAGCTGAATCTGGCTTGAAACGTTGGTCTACCAAGTGTTGACCTctactaatgttttttttgtcttgtatttAATTTCTTTACTTACTTCTTTATTCTCTTACCTTTGTTGTTCTTACTCAGTTCTGTCAGGTGCCTTTGGATGTTGTTATAAATTGCCGTGTTTATCTTGTTCATAAAGTATTTTGTAGTTTGGTTCACATATGTGGTTTCTGTTTCGCAGGAATGTGTCAAACCTGTTAAAATAGAGAAGAAACAAGGTTCTTTGGCCAAAATTCAAATAGAAGATGATGGCAGTTACGTCCAAGTCAACCAGGTGGGTATTTAGACTTAATCAAAACCTGCGTGTGAAGTAAAATTGCACCACCTTGAGTTAATTCGCCTCGTGTTTGCAGGATGGTGGGAAGCAGAAGCTGGAGAAAGCGAAGATCTCACTGAATGACTGTCTGGCCTGCAGTGGCTGCATCACCTCAGCTGAGAGCGTCCTCATTCAGcagcagagccacgaggagcTCTTAAAAGTGCTGCTAAACAACAAGGTAGAGACGGATGGATGTGTTTGAATGCTTGTGTGGTGTGTGTCTAGTTATGATTGCTTTGGAATGTGATAGTAATAATTTCGGGTGTTTGTCATTTGGACTCCCTTCACAGGCCAACGCAGACGAGCagaaggtggtggtggtgtcggTGTCACCGCAGTCCAGAGCGTCCCTCGCAGCACGCTATGACCTCAGCAGCAGTGAGGCAGGCAGGAGGCTCACTTCTTTCTTCAAAGGCCTTGGTGAGTgcaaatattactttttttcttttgagaaGTTGATTTAGACTGTCACTTAtgactattattatcattattgcaGGAGTTCATCATGTCTTTGAAACGACGTATAGTCGGACCTTCAGCCTGCTGGAGAGCCAGAGAGAGTTCGTGGAGCGTTTCAAGAGGAAGGAGCAGGACAGCAAGAGACTTCCCATGATGACATCAGCCTGTCCAGGTATTCCACTTAAAAACCCTGTAGGTATAATGTTGGAGCGTCTGACCATGCTGGGGAACAATCAGCTCACTAACAAGCTTTTAATTGCAGACAAATATATTTTGAGTCTTGCAATGTAAAATTCCATCGATTAATATAATGTAAAAGTAGAATATGAATTTGTACGTAGCTGTGTTGAGGGAGGAACtgtcttcatatttgtgtaactAAGTGATATGCttaataaaaggaaaaaggCAGCGTCAGTCACTTCAGTGTAAacatttgtgtctgtctgtgtgtgtgtgtgtgtcttgctcAGGTTGGATTTGCTATGCAGAGAAGACCCACGGGGAGTTTATTCTTCCTTACATTAGTACCACTCGCTCCCCCCAAGCGATGATGGGCTCTCTGGTTAAAGGCTATTTTGCTGAGCAACAGGTACCGGGATCCTTTCACATCCAATATTGCAATCAAACAGTGTGCTCCACTTCATGGAGGTCAAAGTGATAAGTTATAGAATAATGAGTTGCTATTAAactgtgtgtattgtgtgtgttgttgttgttagggGCTAACTCCAAAGCAGATCTACCATGTGGCAGTAATGCCCTGCTTTGACAAGAAACTTGAGGCCTCGAGGTCAGAGTTCTACCTGGATGAAGCTGAGACGCGAGAAGTGGACTGCGTCATCACATCTGGTACAGTAACTACTCTTATGATGCTCTTTGTCTATATGAATGTGGTGTTTCTTACTCTTTTCATGTCTCGTATAGGAGAGGTTCAGAGAATGCTGGAGGAGAAAAATGTGTCTCTTAATGACGTGGAACCTGTACCGCCAGACATAATGTGAGttctgtgacattttgtttgtttgttagccATAGCAGGAATTTCCTGAAGAATAGACACCCACTACATATTATTCTCGATCCAGGTTCAGCAGTGTGAGCGGGGGTGAGTTCCTGAGCCATGCTGGGAGCGGGTCAGGGGGTTACCTCCATCATGTCTTCACCTACGCTGCCAAGCAGCTGTTTGGAGAGGAGGTGAAGCAGCTCACCTACAGGACCCTCCGGTGAGTCCGTCTCAACAGCTTTAAGAAGCTTGACtgctttgtggtcattttgtggatCCGTCAAGCTTGAGTCCAGTACGAATTCATGTTTTTGAGGCTTGATATGTGCAGTCCAAGAGGGCCAATGCGTTGAAGAATTTCTGCCTAACCCCGTTTTCCCACCTCAACCCGTCTGCCACAGGAATAAAGACTTCCAGGAagtgactctagagagagacggAGTTGTCCTGTTGTGCTTTGCTTCCACATACGGCTTCCGCAACATCCAGAACCTGGTGCAGAAACTCAAGAAGGGGAAGTCGCCTTACGACTTTGTGGAAGTTATGGCCTGTCCGTCAGGTAAAGTGAAATATGTGGATGTAAACTTTTCCTTTATGTGTGCCATTGCACGTTTGCTCCATTGGTACGGCATATATTTACCACACCAGAGAGTGTTTACTACTACCATTTGTTTTCATGTTAAGCTGGTCACAAGCTATCATAAATGACATgctttttacataaacatatgGAAGCTATAAAATGCTGTGTTCAGTCACATCTGGGGAAATAAGCAGGCATCTTAAATACATGCATTGACAAGCACAACTTGCACCGTAGTCTCACCAGCACCGCTTTACTAATTTGATGTTTGCAAGCAAATTACAGCGATAAGCACGGCATGTTTCCCCTCAACTCTTGTCAATATTCAGGCTGTCTAAATGGAGGTGGACAGGTTAAGCCCTTACCTGGTCAGACGCCAAAGGAGCTTCTCGCGAAGGTCGAGGCGCTCTACAAGGCGGAGCGCCCCCTATCGCCAGAAGATGACATCCGCGTGTCCGAGCTGTACCGGTCCTGGCTCCACAGCGTAGGGGAGGAGAGAGCCAGAGCGTTTCTGCACACGGGCTACCACACCGTGGAGAAGATGACAAACGGACTCGCTATGAAGTGGTGAAGAAAGCGTGATTAgtagagattttttttcaacaagcaCTGACTACACAACCGTCCAAATaaatgtttctgtctctgttcagagagaagagaggggttATGGGCAAAGTCAAATATAAGCTGGTTTGACATGTGCCAATAACCTTTTAAACCACCTTTCTCCTTGTCTAAACATTGTGTGCCTGGCAAGAAGACCACGAGCGTAGATGATAGACACAATGCTGAAGCTAAACCACATCATGTATACGGTCTGATCATTTGCCCTTATACTGCTGATTGTCCTttcaaatgtataaatatagaataatacaTTTGTGGGGCGCCTGTTACACTTCGAAAATGTGAGctgaaataacacaaagcaaaaTGTAATCATTCCTTGTTTATTTAATCTTAtatatattgaaaaaataaagattttatttaattgtagcCATTTGTTTTgtacgtttaaaaaaaaaaaaaaaaaagatgtccaacagaatattgattcagaCTGATATGTTTTATTGAATAATCTTGACTCTGATGTACAATTATAAGCTCTCGCTAACTGGGGATTTACTACATTCATAGTGATGTACActgcattttttgtttctacACTTGTTGTACAATTTATGAGTGCAGCACATCAGACTCCTGTTCCAAAATACTGTGTATAAGGTGCAGTCTAAATTATACACAAATTTACAGTAAATCAATTGTGTCGAGTCCAACTGCAAAAGTAAGCAAGAGAGcaactgtacagtatatatatacagtatgtccaaacTGAAActagtaaaaaataaagtacaataaactGGCAGTCACAAGGTTACCGGACTgaaaataaacatcaataaagaGAGCAAAAGTgcatataaagtataaagaaaTTAAGCTCATTTTTCTCCCAAAaccagttatttaaaaaaataaatacacaacacataaaaatgaaaacaatttcAATGTGAATTGGTATTAGCAGACGTTGCCTGTTGGTTTGTGCATAACAGACGGGGAGACCAGCCTGTAAATTAAATTAGTTTGTAGGAATGTTTAATGAAAGCAGCTTTAAACTGGCCTCTTTGTGCAGACATTGTTTCATAATTattaaaagaaacacacacggGGGTCAACCAGGTTCCCAACAGTATAAATCGGTTAAATTTAGGGTTAAAGCAACAAATGACACTCTACGGAGTCGTGTTTTGCTGCATTCAGTCATTCAAACTGTTCCTCCTCAACAGTTGATTCAGATCTCTGAAAGTGGAAGTCAGGGTCGGAGGAGCCCCCACTCCAACGCCAACATGGCGTGGGCAGGAAGTCTCTCCTTGGGCTTCTTAAATTTGTCCTTCTCCTTCCGTAGCACCCTCAGCACCTCTACGGGGTCTGTCTTCCCAGTGAACTTTTGAACTCCTTCCTCCCTACAGTAAAGGATGAGGATtagaaatatagatatattaaCAACTGAGACAAAGTATAACACTAAATTATGGCAGGAAACATCAAGATTTTAGAAACCACTGATTCATCTTGTAATAAGAGCTCATCAAATGAGCCTGTTTTACCAGGTACACAGAGCAATTCATCATTAAAAGCTGAAAACACTACAAGAAGCATCAAAAGAAGCGCATTACATccaaaacaacataaaaagatctgaatccattttttaaaattggtgacatttttatatataaatatccgAACTCACGAGAGGCGAAGAAAAGGGTTGTAGTCAAACTCCTCCATCAGGGTGGATGGCACTGTGGGtttgtcatcatcatctctgGCCTGCAGACACAAAGACGGTCAGGTAACgcagcaaaaaatatatatttttaatttttgttgaCAATAAAGAAAATAGTTTTTAGTTGTATTGCTCACCCTGGCCCAACTCAGCATCTCTTTAACCTTTTCATTCTCTGGCTCCACCAGCATGGCAAACTTCAGGTTCTTAATGGTGTACTCGTGTCCACAGAAGACCTTCTGAACAGGTGAACAGCACATGATTCCTGATTAACTCACAAATAGCAGTAGAGGTTGAGCATCTTGGTCATTCTGGGCTTTGTGCCATTTTTTTAGATGGTTTGCACTATGAGAGCAGAAAAAAGAGAGCCAGGCTGAACTCAATCCCCTCATTGTACGTGTGTTTGTTCATCACTGTGACTCAGTCGTACACCAGCTCTTATCTGAGGTCATGTCAAGCTGCTGTTAACCCCGAGAGCGCTGCACAGAACCCACAACAAATATCTCTTTTATTTCCACTCACCGTGTCTTGAGGTAGCGAGCCCAGCACCTGGGTGAGGTTGTGGTACATCTGTTCTGCCGTACCCTCAAGAAACCGCCCGCATCCGCCGATAAACAGCGTATCCCCTAACAAAcacaagaacaaaaacaagtgGAGGCAGAGGGCAGCGGTCAGTCCCTGTCATCCCACACAGCAGCAAGAACAATGCACAATGTGCTGGTCAACAAGGATTCATATCTCTAGCCACTCAAAATTAAGTATACATAATTGATGCCACgtgatgtgacagtgagtgAACTGTAAGCCGTGTTCAGAAATGTACTTCTCAGGTTTCAGCTGGTTCCCCAGCTCGTTATGTTTACAGACAAAGACCTGTGAACACAGCGGGCGCGTCAGTGCACTCATCCTCCCAAACAAAGTAGCACATGTGACCAGAGGTATGGCAGGGAGTGAACAGGCACCTCACATTGATGGAGTTAAACTGCAAAACGGAGAAAGCACAATATCAACAGACAACATGGCagagacacaacaacaacaacaactgtatGATTAACATGTTGAAGTCAGAAACTGGAGATGTTTTAAGGGTTACTTGTGGGCACCTTGAGTTCCTGAGCGTCGGTGACTTTATCCGTCAGACCCCCGATCCGATCATCTCCCCCGTACACCCTCAGACCAGGAACCTCCTTCAGCAGAGCCTCGTTCCCCCGAGCATGGTCCCTGATCACAGAAAACAGGTTACTGTAGTTAATTATTAGCAGTGATGAATTCGGGTGTTCTGGTATTACTGATTTACTGTAAGGCAACGCTACCCCCCCACTCGTGTACCACACAGCCTTACCAGTGATGGTGTGTGGTGAGGATAGCCGTCAGAGACAAGCCCTCTCTCTGCACGATTTCTAGCagctgtaatttaaaaaaaataaataatctctctGTTAGCAGTAATtcacacatgtactgtactgtaggtaaCTATTCAATCAACAAGGAAATGTTCAACAATTATTTGtaggttggacaaaacaagcaatttgatgacatcattttgGTCTTTAGCAAATTGTTGAGGgtattttcaaaatgttctgacatttaataaaaataaataaataaataaataaaagagaaaatactaAACAGAGTAgtcaataatcaaaataatctaacatttattttattatcacatacatataattgttgtttgttgtttatatTATACTATAGTGTATATTATGCTTACACTTTGTGTttcatatatgtttttgttttttaattaattaaaaacaataattttgataAACGACTATTTGtaggttggacaaaacaagcaatttgatgaAATCACTTTGGGATTTAGGAAATTGTGGAGGAtaattttcacaattttgaaAGTTTTATGAACTAAAAAATGAATTGCAAATTCACTCTGCAGAGTCGTCATTAATCAAAATAatctaacatttattttattatcagtaCATATAATTATTGGTTgtttatattatactatatattaaactatattataCTTACAGGTTGTGTTTAATatattttgctgttattttaatCGCACCAATTCTTTTTGATTAAtctattatgttttattatattgttacttgtgcaaacaaagacacaaaaaatattttttttgaatgTGCATCACATGGACTGAAACaggagtatgtgtgtgtgtgtgtgtgtgtgtgtgtgtgcgtgtgtgtctcaCCCGATGTGGTACAGCAGGGTCCACAGCTATGGCCTGTTTGCTCTGCTCCTCTATCACCAGGTACATGTAGTTGTCCTCCAGGATGGAGATCACCTTTACCTTCATCACACCCTCCAACGCATGCGCACTACAGTGCACGACACTTCAGGAAGAGTTTCATTAGTCAACATTTAAACTgttgtatataaatatgcaCCAGTTGTTATATTAATGCATCACACTGATACTGCTGAGCATTAAATAATTAGCTAATAAAAGCATGCTACTGTAACACTTCAGTCAGCAGGACCAACcttataataattaaatgtcATGAAACTAAACATTTTCTGCAGCTTGAACATTAATGACAAATTAAATAAGATACACACGTCAGTGAAACCAATGTTACCTCAGCTTAAATGATTCCCACGATGAGGTTGTTTAATCCTCGTCTGGCTGTGATGTTGTGATGATTATTGTTCTACATCTCTGCAGTCAGACATCCAGACATCCAGACCAGGGAGTTATCGCGACATCATCGAGCCAACATGTCACATAAATACAAGACATTTTAATCGAGCCGGAGACATTCAACGACGTTTTTCAATCTGTGATGTTTTATGTGaataagaatgaatgaatgttcaaATTCATATTCttgtaaataattaatatatttattataaatgtaataatagaatattaatttaaatatgcATATAAACACcacaaatatatgtgtatatatctctataattataatatacagtatataaatatacataagtCTTATTAATAGAAAACACcacaaatatatgtgtatacatctatatatatatatttataattataatacataaatgaaaACCTTACaatattcatttaaatattcattCTTATTCATGTAAAACACCAcaactatttatatatatatatatactgtatatatatatatatatatatatatatttacacatacacaccttgTTCTGCTCAGTATATTATATGTTAGACTTGgttgtagataaaaaaaaattatatattatttttatttaaagaaatctGTGATTTCCAAATTATAAAGATTTTGTGTATTCATAATGTAcacatcagattttttttttactccactgcatttttGACAGTTAttatagttactttgcagacaATTATTTGTTCTATAAAACATATGATCATCATATAAAATGCGATGAAGTCATATAGATTTAATTACCCAACAGTGTATAAAGCAGTTGAAGGCCCTAAACACCCATGATGTTATTATATGATAGTAGTGACTACATGTTAATGCTCTtgtaataatccaataatataatatatatgataacATAACAATTTCAATATGGCCATTTTGcaaaatgagtacttttacttaaagcacTTTTTGAAAgcaagacttttatttttaccGACTTAgaataaatttgttttattgctttttccGAAGAACATCATGCAATATTCTTTGTAAGATTGTACTTTACATGCAAACGAGCATTCAGGGTATCTAACATGTAATGCTGACACAGCAGTAAGTAGACATTGCTTTGCTCACAGAGCGCTTTTGaataaaggaagaaataaaaaagcactTGTGCTGAATTTCACATAATTAACAACCAGCTTCCACGCaaatatgaaaagaaatgcCACACGGAAGCCCTCCAAAATAAAGCGTTGATACGAATCTTTACAGACAACAAAATTATTTTATGAATTTACAGAAATTGTACACGtattccaacattttttcttcaAGCTGCTCCCATTTAACACTTCATGAAATTGTAGTTTGTacattaatatattaaatagaCTCTAAAACTCAGATTTACAAACTTATTTGTCATTTAAAGCATTGAATTAATGGCCATATATTCCTTAAAACCACGAAACCAAAGTCAACTAAAACAAGTTTATAGCCATATTAGGGCTGAATGTAGTGATGAAAAATGGGAGCGTGAATGTAGTAGATTGATTTATGGAGGCTTTGAATATGCAGATGTTTTCTGTAGTTCACTATTGACAGCTCGCAGCGTTGTAAGCAGTTAAGAAAAGTCGCTGGACATCACTCCTTGGGCACCCGGAAGCCATCTTTTTCTTTCCGGAGACTTCTCATGGTTTCAATCGAGCTCGTCTGCTTTACGTGGTCTTGCACGGACTTCTCTCTGAATTTAACATCAAAGAAACGCAATTAGCTCTAAACAAACTACACATACATCAGTAGTAAGTAAATAAAGTATAATTAGTATTAAATCATGCGCTACATACTTTACTCTCATGAAGGGGTTAAATGTGAATTCATCTGCCACCGTGGACGGGATGGTTGGTTCTCCATCACTGCATTTCTCCTacagaaatacaaacacacGGGCGCAAAGTagtttttatttacagtttcaGAGGTTGATGATCTGATCGAGGCAATGATTGCTTGGCTGTGACACGTCAGTTAAATACCTTTGCCCACGCCAGCTTCTTCTGAATGACTTCGTTGTCCGGTTCCACGTGACGTGCAAATTTCAGATTGCTGACGGTGTACTCGTGACCGCAGTAAACACgcttaaaacacaaacacaccgcgGTTAGTCAGTCTGTCATACAGGTTAAATGTACGTTATCAGAATATGACACATTTTCAACACCCAAAATGGaaaataagattttaaaaaCTGCAAAAGCTAAATCTAATCTCTAAATCTTCCGTCACAAATTTGCTGTAAATtactttaatttctttattgtttACGTTAATACCCTTGACACTGACATTACAGGTGGAGTGCATGTATTCACCGTTTCAGGAGGCAGGCGTCCCAGGATGTCTATCAAGGCTTTGTGCATCTGCTCTGCTGTACCCTCGAAGAATTTACCACAACCAGCCACAAACAGCGTGTCCCCTGCATAGGAAAAAAAGAGCATCCTTAGGATAGCTGACTTGTTACAAAGGTTGAATCAATACTGAATCAAGAAGTTATTGTCTCCGGTATCATCTGTAGTTCATCTAATCTAATGTTGATTACCTGTGAAAACAGCTGGCGGCTCAGTGCTGTTTTCCTTTGTCACATAGTAGCAGATGTGTCCAGTCGTGTGACACGGTGTAAACAGGCATTTGACGTTGAGTGATCCAATCTGGCAAAGAATGACAACAGTGAGCAAACATCAGTCATTAGATGTTTGGATCATAGAATAGACAGTTTGATGGTCTCTTACTTTGAAACTGTGGGAATGAGAAACTTTCTTTGTAATGGCATCGACTCGGTCGTCTCCTCCGTAGACCCTCAGTCCCGGCATTAGCTTCACCATCTTCTCATTTCCACCAGCGTGATCCCTGAGCAGAGAACATGGTCAATGGTAAAAAGAGTTTTCTCATGAATGTTCTCATGAATATAGTAAATCAGTTGTAGCCAGTGTAACATTGtgtgtaaaataaatgattaactTAACTGGTAGCTTACCAGTGGTGATGAGTGGTCAGAACTGTTGTGAGTTTTACGCCATGTTTTCTGACGGCTTCAATAACCTGTTGAAAGAACAAAAAGGTCAAACTGAAATAGTGCTTCAGTGATTAGTTCAGAGTTTCTAAAATGAGGGTGCTAGTACACctagagattttttttaaatattaatttaaaaaatattagtcATGCATGATTACTAAAATAATTATACTATAATACattaggctgcagtttgccatgttatgatttgagcatattgttttatactaaatgcagtacctgtgagggtttctggacaatatctgtcattgtttggtgttgttaattgattaccaataataaatatatacatacatttgcataaagcagcatatttgcccactcccatgttgataagagtattaaatacttgacaaatctccctttaagatccATTTTAATGAATGCACAGACCTTTATTGGCTCCACAGGGTCAACAATAGCTGCCTCTCTGGAGTCCGGATCTATCAGGAGGTACATGTAGTTGTCACTGAGAGCTGGGAGAAGTTCAACCCTCATGTTTGCTTGTTCCACCATTGAGGATTTCCTCACTGCGCTGTGAAGGAGGGCAGCTGCCTGGGCCCGGACTTCTACAGGGGCTTCAGGACAAGAAGATACAAGTCAATATTTGACAGATTGACATGAGGAAACTCTTTCTTAATCTCATTTTATTCCTGTAAAATACTCTGGTTTTATGACAGGCATCCATTCCTTAGAAATGTCTATTTAATTAGACACAAACACCAGGAAGCTGATGGCATTAAACTGTACAGTaagctaacaacaacaacaacaaagtaaattaagtaattatttcacaaactggtcATACAGGTTCAATTACAAAGCAAAACTGTAAAAGGAACAACAACAAGACAAACTAACAGATGCCAGGGCATAAACAGCTTACAAT
This window harbors:
- the narfl gene encoding cytosolic Fe-S cluster assembly factor narfl isoform X1, whose translation is MASVFSGVLQLTDLDDFITPSQECVKPVKIEKKQGSLAKIQIEDDGSYVQVNQDGGKQKLEKAKISLNDCLACSGCITSAESVLIQQQSHEELLKVLLNNKANADEQKVVVVSVSPQSRASLAARYDLSSSEAGRRLTSFFKGLGVHHVFETTYSRTFSLLESQREFVERFKRKEQDSKRLPMMTSACPGWICYAEKTHGEFILPYISTTRSPQAMMGSLVKGYFAEQQGLTPKQIYHVAVMPCFDKKLEASRSEFYLDEAETREVDCVITSGEVQRMLEEKNVSLNDVEPVPPDIMFSSVSGGEFLSHAGSGSGGYLHHVFTYAAKQLFGEEVKQLTYRTLRNKDFQEVTLERDGVVLLCFASTYGFRNIQNLVQKLKKGKSPYDFVEVMACPSGCLNGGGQVKPLPGQTPKELLAKVEALYKAERPLSPEDDIRVSELYRSWLHSVGEERARAFLHTGYHTVEKMTNGLAMKW
- the narfl gene encoding cytosolic Fe-S cluster assembly factor narfl isoform X3, translating into MMMRIFYIHVVLRLCRNAAARRQNMADLRPRSHNNKRECVKPVKIEKKQGSLAKIQIEDDGSYVQVNQDGGKQKLEKAKISLNDCLACSGCITSAESVLIQQQSHEELLKVLLNNKANADEQKVVVVSVSPQSRASLAARYDLSSSEAGRRLTSFFKGLGVHHVFETTYSRTFSLLESQREFVERFKRKEQDSKRLPMMTSACPGWICYAEKTHGEFILPYISTTRSPQAMMGSLVKGYFAEQQGLTPKQIYHVAVMPCFDKKLEASRSEFYLDEAETREVDCVITSGEVQRMLEEKNVSLNDVEPVPPDIMFSSVSGGEFLSHAGSGSGGYLHHVFTYAAKQLFGEEVKQLTYRTLRNKDFQEVTLERDGVVLLCFASTYGFRNIQNLVQKLKKGKSPYDFVEVMACPSGCLNGGGQVKPLPGQTPKELLAKVEALYKAERPLSPEDDIRVSELYRSWLHSVGEERARAFLHTGYHTVEKMTNGLAMKW
- the narfl gene encoding cytosolic Fe-S cluster assembly factor narfl isoform X2; translated protein: MMMRIFYIHVVLRLCRNAAARRQNMADLRPRSHNNKRECVKPVKIEKKQGSLAKIQIEDDGSYVQVNQDGGKQKLEKAKISLNDCLACSGCITSAESVLIQQQSHEELLKVLLNNKANADEQKVVVVSVSPQSRASLAARYDLSSSEAGRRLTSFFKGLGVHHVFETTYSRTFSLLESQREFVERFKRKEQDSKRLPMMTSACPGWICYAEKTHGEFILPYISTTRSPQAMMGSLVKGYFAEQQGLTPKQIYHVAVMPCFDKKLEASRSEFYLDEAETREVDCVITSGEVQRMLEEKNVSLNDVEPVPPDIMFSSVSGGEFLSHAGSGSGGYLHHVFTYAAKQLFGEEVKQLTYRTLRNKDFQEVTLERDGVVLLCFASTYGFRNIQNLVQKLKKGKSPYDFVEVMACPSGKVKYVDVNFSFMCAIARLLHWHLKYMH
- the LOC119501616 gene encoding hydroxyacylglutathione hydrolase-like protein, producing the protein MKVKVISILEDNYMYLVIEEQSKQAIAVDPAVPHRLLEIVQREGLSLTAILTTHHHWDHARGNEALLKEVPGLRVYGGDDRIGGLTDKVTDAQELKFNSINVRCLFTPCHTSGHMCYFVWEDECTDAPAVFTGDTLFIGGCGRFLEGTAEQMYHNLTQVLGSLPQDTKVFCGHEYTIKNLKFAMLVEPENEKVKEMLSWARARDDDDKPTVPSTLMEEFDYNPFLRLSEEGVQKFTGKTDPVEVLRVLRKEKDKFKKPKERLPAHAMLALEWGLLRP
- the LOC119502380 gene encoding hydroxyacylglutathione hydrolase, mitochondrial-like: MLFKSLVGSACTLLGAATAFKYAPVEVRAQAAALLHSAVRKSSMVEQANMRVELLPALSDNYMYLLIDPDSREAAIVDPVEPIKVIEAVRKHGVKLTTVLTTHHHWDHAGGNEKMVKLMPGLRVYGGDDRVDAITKKVSHSHSFKIGSLNVKCLFTPCHTTGHICYYVTKENSTEPPAVFTGDTLFVAGCGKFFEGTAEQMHKALIDILGRLPPETRVYCGHEYTVSNLKFARHVEPDNEVIQKKLAWAKEKCSDGEPTIPSTVADEFTFNPFMRVKEKSVQDHVKQTSSIETMRSLRKEKDGFRVPKE